In Cicer arietinum cultivar CDC Frontier isolate Library 1 chromosome 7, Cicar.CDCFrontier_v2.0, whole genome shotgun sequence, the genomic window aatgaataaattggaaaaggaaaaggaataAGAATAACCTCATGATTATGTTGGTTGCAGCACACAAAGCAATTGTTGTTATGATTGAAAAATCTAATTGTTGTTATAACGCAGAAAATTGGCCTAACACTCCGTTCAATTTTACAAAAGGGGGTACAGTCACATTGTGTAGTAGTTATTGTGAGAAtcgttgttattttatttttaatgtaaacaCATATAGCCTTAAATAgatttagttttaattattttttatttattaagtaaaaaaaaaatatttaatacatatatttagattttttaaaatataaaagaaaaatattatttttgatgtTCAAGTCTCTAAAATTTAGGAACAGAATGAGtatattttaagaatttaattcttataaattaaaaagtaaaaaacgaCCACAATAGAcagaatttaaaaatagttataataaaatttaaaatatatttaacaatcaAATGGTTGTGATTcaataatgattttattttttacttgtttgtgattgaaaaatgtaattttttttataataaccctatatatgcattatatcttatttttaacctataatttaatgagaaaaaagaACACGCATAATCGTGTAAATTAGTTTTAATCGATGTCCAAttaaaattcagtttttttcttcttttttgtttgttagtCAAATCTTATTGGGTTTGTTAGTTCCCATATTCTCTGTCCCTCAACTCACACATTAAGCTACTTGATAAAAGCCACGTGTATCCTCACATTGAAGACAATGTTTTTCGACTAAGAcattaagaaatattttttgtacacCATAtcaagattaaattttttttatgaaaaataatatatttttgaacatcaaaaactcaaacataacacTAAGGAATACCATCTATCTATGCATTCTCCCACGAAACCCTTGTCATTGGATTTTAAGTAACTTactaaattttgataaaaaagaaagtaacttttaaataaacttaGTATATTAAAAAGAAAGTTATCAACAAACTTATGACATGGTATAATACTTGAACAATATGATTTAATTGATATGCAATGATGTGATACAGATATTTTACAATGTTAACAAATTATAAATcttatatattacttttaagttgttataattaaaattaactttgtatttttatttcacttatagtatataaaaataaacctAAAAAATGATGTAATATAAGTAGAACTTTTTGTTAAAATGTAGTGATATGAAAAGGGACGGAGCTAGAAGGAGAGACTATGGTCCTccaaacttttataaatttttctattattagtatgtattttatattttgttaattttatatgattttttataatgaacctttttttattcaatatattcaACCTTAAACCTgtactaaataaaatataaaacaaacttttattaaaaatttaatttgtttatctaTTTTTGAAGCAACTAAATTATATcttataatttcttaaaaaaaatttatatgttgtgcatttgattttttttattactaaattatacttttaaatttgattCTTCTACACTTAATTCTTCTTGGCTCCATCCATGATTATGAAAACGAGATCTAATCTAGTATTTGTGTAAGTAAACCTTACTTTTTACTAGACGGGTGATAATAGTTGAATTAGAGTTGTTGTATTTTGGTAGTGTTGTGATCCAAGTAGAAGAAAAACaatattgagattttttattaaaatagttttgaaaACTTTTAATTCATCCATGATCGTTAGTATGCTACATTACAATGGCACATATTAAAAAGGATAATTGCCACAAAATGCGTTCATATAATCAACAGTCAGTCACATATACAAGACAAGTTTATATTCCATTTCATTTCTTATAAATATGTACccaaaagtatataaattataatgatatAAATTCCCTTTCACTTGGTGTTGTGTGCACCTCCACTGGGTTACTTCTGTAAGCTTCTATGCTTCTGCAAATTTAAGTGATTGGCTTCATAAACATAGCTGCACATATTTTACTATAGAAGAAGATACACAGTGGCCCTACTGCATCATCCAACTCTGAAAGTTTTCATCACTGCACCAGCGAATCATAAAGTCGACAGTTTCCGAGTCTTTTTTAGGTTTTTGGCAAGAGAATCACAAACTTCTCGCCtccttttattgttttttttatcatcagTAGTATCATTAACAGGTATGCCCCCCGAAGTCTTTTCTTGAATTTCAAGAGCATCTCTCACATAAAGCTTTAACCTCCACAGTGTGTAGTCGCTCTGTTTACAGTGATAAAAACATGACCACCTAGAAACATGCTAAACAAAAAACTACTTGAACAGGAAATAGGATAGGATACACAATTTGATAAAGGATGACACTGACAGTAAACATTATCAACATGACAGACCTGAGCATCAATGTCAAGATCCACTTCATCACCAGTAGGATGGAAGCTTGAGTTGTTCTCAGCAACTATCTCCAACGCCCTGTTGAGGTTTTCAGGAGACAATTTGGTGAGAGCTGTCCCAAGTATTCTCTTCTCTCCAGTAGATAGTTTCCTATAGTATCATTAGCAACAGTGAGCAGCATAAAATACGCATCATCGAAACAATAGCATAGCCATGTccccaaaaataaaagaataccATCACAAAACAAGTTTTGCCTTTATAACACCAAAGTGTGTGTAAAGCATTTCTAGACCAAATATTCCCAGTTGCATATTTCCTTGCGACTTTAGTTTTAAGCAGTACTATACTAACACTTCCAAATTCCCCCTCCTCTCAAGGAGACCCGCAGATATAACAAAAAGGACAATTACAATTTAAACATCAGATTGCTGTTTGAGCAACTATACACAGTATAGTAATCACTGTTGACATAACTATTGCAGTTTAATGCAGCAACGTTTCTGTTGGCTTACATTTTCTTTTAGTTCCTATAACAGAAAAATAATTACTGTTCACATGACAGCAGCAAGGTTTGTATAATCATTTGAAGGCCTAGGATTTCATTCAAGTCATATGGTCTGTAGCCTGCATCAAGACCATTTAAAGATTGCAACAggattaattcaaaattttaacagGCTTCATTTCAATTTCCCTAGTTGCAGACCAGAAGATTAGCCCACCATTGACTGTGTAGTGTACCAGATCTCTAAGCCTCTTTACTCTACAAAATCCAGCGTATTAACTATCGGCCATTTCATCCTTCGTCACCAATTTTCCAATTTCAGGATGCAAGACATCCATAGATTTTAGCATATAATCTAGACTATTAGTCTATGTTAGATTCCAAATCGTGGCTGAGTATCAGTCATTTATTGACTGGTTATtctgtaattaatttattaaattataaatggtAGTTGTAGCAAATATCCAGGCATCTTATATAGTAAATCCCTCCTattttaattctgatttatTTCCTTTCTTAGACTAGGGCCTGTTGTATTTAAACTAGTATTGTAACCATTCTGATTCAAGAAATGAAACAATCATTTCAGATTGTATCAGAGCAAACCTGGTCCAAGTGAGAAACATCATTCCTCCATGGCTGAAGAAAGCAGTTCGGTCACCGACCCAAGCTCCAAAACGGCAGCTGGAATTTCCACAATTACCAGCCTGACCAAAAATACTATTGTACCCATCACTGGCTACAAATTAAATGGCCAAAACTACTCCCAATGGGCAATGTCTGTCCAGTTACATCTCTAATGATGCTAAAGAGCCAGAGAAAAAGGACCCCAATTACTCAAAGTGGAAGCTAGAGAACAGCTTAGTCATGACATGGCTGCTGATCTCAATGACCACTGACACAGGGGAAAACTTCATGTATTACAGCACTGCAGCTGAGATCTGGAGCGCTGTCAAGGAGACATACTCGAATATTGATAATACTTCTGCCATATCTGAGATCAAGAGTGTCTTGCATTAACTGCGACAAGGAGACACAACATTCACTGATTATTACCATACCCTCACCATTACAGGCAACAACCAGCTGGATGTCTATGAGGATATGGGATAGAAATGTTCTGAAGACAGCAAATAGTACAAAAAAACTGGTGGAGAAAGACTGAATCTACCGGTTCCTCCTTGGCCTGAACAAGAATCTAGATGAGGTAAGAGGAAGGATCCTTGAAACCAAACATGTGCCCAACATAAGAGAAGTATTTTCAGAAGTGAGAAGAGAAGAGAGCCAAAAGAAAGTCATGCTTTGAAGCACAAATTAAATCTCCATTAATAGAGGTTCAGCCTTGGCTGTGAAAGGAAACTACAAAAAATCCAGAGGATGTGTGATCACTGCAAAAAACCAGGCCACACCAAGGAAACATGTTGGGTCTCTACTTCCTTGAAGAGAAAATTATTCAGTCTATGTTGCTGCATCAAGTGGTTAAAATCTAGAGAAAGATGTCATGCAATGGCACTATCGTTAATGATATCCAAACTTTATGTACCTTGAAAATATGTTTCCTTATCAAGCTAGAATACACCCCTTCCAAGAACCAAATTGCAGACATCCTGACCAAGGCCCTTCACAAGTCTAATTTGAGAACTTAAGGCCCAAGCTAGGCATGATTCACATCTACTACCCAACTTGAAGGGGAGTGTTGGATCCCAAATTATGGTTGAGAATCAATCATTTATTGACTGATTATtctgtaattaatttattattgttgaataagagaaaatgagagacatatggtgaaaccgtgtgtctgaactacacaacggagtcaGTTTTATATAGACTCAagacaataaatacaaaaaataaatatgagagatattatccttatttacatgatatgatgtgatatgtaataaatataaaaatcataaatatattttcaacactccccctcaagtttgagcatataaatcatatgcatcaagcttgttacatatataactaattcgaGGACCTCTAAGAGACTTAGTGAATACATCTGCcaattgataattgaaattaacaaagctagtggtgatgtcgcccgattcgatcttctcccttaaaaagtgacaatctatctcaatatgtttggtcCTCTCGTGAAAAACCGGATTAGAGACAATGTGCAAtgctgcttgattatcacaaattaatgtcatttgtgttgcctcttcaaattgaaactctttgagtaactgtttcaaccaaatgagctcACAAGTCACTAATGCCATAGCCCTGTATTCAACTTCAGCGCTAGATCTTGCAACTACACTGTGTTTCTTACTCTTCTAAGATATTAAGTTTCCTTCAACAAATACACAATACCCAAATGTAGATCGTctatcaatgggtgagcctGTCCAATCGACATCTAAATAACCAACTACCTGAGTACGTcctctgttttcataaattagaccTTTTCTTGGAgcacctttaatttatttcaagATTCGTATCACAACATCCCAGTGTTATTGGCAAGGAGAGTTTGAGAATTGGCTTACCACACTGACTGCAAAAGAAATGTCTGTACGGGTGACTGTGAGGTAGTTTAATTTACCAACCAATCTTCTGTATCTCCCTAAATTTGAAAATGGCTAGCCATGATTAGGTAgaagtttgacatttggatccgTAAGAGTGTCAATTGGCTTGGCATTCCATAAACTtgtctcttcaagaatatccacgACATATTTCCTTTGTGAAATTACTAAATCGTCCTTAGATTGGGCTACCACAATACCCAAGAAGTAGCGGAGCTTGCCaagatctttagtttgaaactgatgagataaatgttgtttcaattgAAATATGCCCTgctgatcactaccagttacgacaatatcatctacatagacaatcaagtaaatgcacCCTTGGGTTGAGTGGCCCTAAAAAAGAGAATGAACAACTTCACTTTGAATCATACCAAATTGTTCCACTACTGTGTTAAATCTGTCAAACCAAGCTTGAGGAGAGTGATTAAGACCATAGAGAGACTTGTGAAGTCAACAACCCATGGTAGAGGACTCCTCCTGAGCAACCAATACAGGTGGTTGTTCCATATATACTTCTTCTTCAAGGTCACCATgctaaaaaacatttttaatgtcaagatGGTGTATAGACCAATGTCTGGTGGCTGCAATAGAGAGGAGTAGTCTAACAGAGGTCATCTTAGCCATAGGTGAGAAAGTGTCACTGTAATCGAGGACAAAAATTTGAGTGTACCCTTTTGCCACCAAATGAGCTTTAaaacgatcaatcttaccagCAGGACCAACTTTCACCGTATAAAGGCAATGACATCCTACTAAAGACTTTCCATAAAGGCAATGACAACTTTCACTGTAATCGAGGACAAAAATTTGAGTGTACCATTTTGCCACCAAATGAGCTTTAaaacgatcaatcttaccagCAGGACCAACTTTCACCGTATAAAGGCAATGACATCCTACTAAAGACTTTCCATATGGTAAAGGAACTAATTCCCAGGTACCACTACTCTGAAGTGCACACATCTCGTCAATCATTGCATGTCTCCACTCTAGGTGACATAAAGCTTCACTTGGAGATTTAGAAATAGACAGGGAAGAcaaacaagtataatgcaaaggagaaagacgatggtaACTCAAACCAATATAATGAGGGGATGTGTTACGAATAGGACATATACCTTTACTATTAGAAATAGGAATATCAAGGGTCAGATCCGATAAAGGAGGAGGTGGCGGCGAAGGGGCGTCTGGAATGACCTCGATATCAAGAACGGGTGTAGGGACATGTACAACCGATGGTGGTTGACGACGGCGATATGTTTGAAGAGGTTGTACAGGTGGAGGATCCACAAGAGGAGTCTCAAGTGGGACAACGGAAGGGGCCATCAGAAGTGTCTCAGGTGCGACATACGTAATGGGCTCTAGTGGTAAAAGAGAAGGTGAAACAGACTCTGGTAGGTCCACGGGAAGAGTTGCAGACAAAGGGCCAGGAAGCGACTCATAGTAAGTAACAAactcaaaaaatgtgacatcagCTGATATGAGATATCGCGAAGAGTATGAAAATAACGACGATAATCTTTTTGGGACTGATGATAATCAAGAAAGACACATTTTAGTGATCGAGCTCAAAGTTTGTCAAGACCAGGAATGAGATTATGGACAAAACATGTAGCCCCAAAGACACGAGAAGGAAGTGAGTGAAGAGATTCCTTTTTAGTTTTGGAGAGATTCAAATGGTGGTTTAACAACGgagttgtattattttattcctATAAGTGGAATTTGGGAGGTAAATTAAGGAGTTCATGCATGGGCAGCCTTCGGAGCAGGAGGGTTAGTTTGCGGTTGGTTGGGAGAGGGGAGGTGGAACAAGAGAAGAGATGGAAGAATAGGAATAGAGGATGTTGGGTGGACAATATTTAATGCAATGTGTAACTTATAATGCATGTAGCAGTGGTGATGAGACATTCTGTTTACCACATCATGCCTAAAAAGAGATCATTTAATGACGGATTAAAAGTGTCCACTTTTGAATAATAACAGTGTGTTTGGTTAAGGTGAAGTATCAAAGAGAGATATGGCTGCGAGAGAAGTTATGAAGAGACATAGCATTTCGCTTGTTTGTTGCAGCGATAAAGTATCAAACGAGAAAGAATAATGGTGGACCCCACCACCTTTCGCTTTCTTCGCAATTGAGAGGCGATTTTGAAGAGAAAGACAAAAGTGTTACTATGTTCCATTTCTACTCATGCTCTAGTAATATGAATATGCACTTAACCATGCCTATTTCATATGTTTTTGCTTTTAATAACTTAAGCCATGTTGTTGTTGGTTGCTTTTAATAACATATTTCTAttgtttcttttttgaaaaataactaaagtattaataattatattaaaaattagttatactaaacaaattttatttaactagttccttattaaaaaaatatttaactagttaattataataaaactattaaatcaaaatattaactaactcagtaatttaaattaaaatacaaaacttaattaattagttaacttagtttaactttaaataaataaataaaattaattttgatggaAACGATATTTAACAAGAGGCATTATTGTACTTCTATAAACAAGCAACATTTCTCTCTCCTCTATTACTCTTCTCTTTCTCTTATACCAAtcaatacattaaatttattatatttctcaTCTATTTCTCTCTTCACAACTTCTATCTAAACCAAACACACCCTAAGAGaccaaaaataaagaaaacagtAAAGAACTAAAACCAAAAGTTAGTATAATGTTAGGAACAAAAAACATACTTGAGCCAATTATATAGAAAGGCAATGGAATGTCAAGTCAAACTGTGATTGCAATTTGAAATATGATGAATGTTTTAATTTTCCATTTATAGGAACCATCTttcaaatagaaaaaaatatgcatTAAATTTCACCAAAACACCAAAGAGCCCCAGTTTTAATAAACTTAAGCGACTTTTGATGTTAATATCAATCATAAGacttcaataaaaatttaacctCAATAACAGTGACATTAGAGGTGCAAAATATTATAGATGGAATAAAAAGTTTCTACTACAATTTAACTACAgtaaaaaggaaaaatgatgAATTGTTTTTTTTGACAAACCTGCAATTCTGAATGACCATTTCTTTGAGTTTCTTCAAATGTATATCAACCTCGTAAAGCTGAAAAAACAAGGTAATTGACAGCATAAATCATATAATATGCTCCTAAATATCATCAAAGCTCAAACAAATGATTTGCACTGAAAAGCACAATGCTAGTAAACAATAAACAACCTCATTGCCTAAATCGTTAGCCATATTGGCATAAGTCATCTCCTGAGCAAGTTGAATGTCTAGTTGTGCCTGTGCTTCTTCCTCTATTTGTCTCTTTTCCTACCATAATTAAACATAGAAAGGTAATGATATATTGGAAGACAAAATCGCAGCTGTCACTACAAGTGCAACCACTAAAATTGCATAGATTTTTTTGGGGTATAAAAGAATAACTTCATTTAGATAAATAGAAGATGAAAATAAAGAGATATAAAACAACAACTCCCATTAAGTGAGATCGGTTACATGGATCAAACAATGTATAGTGTTCCATTCTGAGGAAAAAAGATGAGGGTTGTGTTAGACAGTTAACAATTGGTGGTCTGTTGTCTACTATGTCAAAAATGGATCAAATGGTGGTCCATTGTCTACTAagtcaaaaattgaaaatatgaaaattgaaaaacatgAAGTTCAAAACTAGTAAGTGGGGGTTCCTCTCAAGTCACATCTTTCCTGTGCCCACATCAATAGATCCACGAGTAGCACAGCAGCAAAGAAACTAGGGCATTGCGGCAGTTACAGCAAGATCAGGCATCATCTCCCATGTGACCAACCCACAATCAGTTACAGCAATGTCAGATTTTGATAGCAAATTTCAGTTACAGAAAGGTCACTGCAGCGATTGGGAATATGTTTGGTTTGGGATAATTTCCAGTTGGTATCTTCTGCTTTTGGGATGGGTAATATCTGAAATATAGCCATCAAAGAGCATTTTGAGGCTATGGTGGATTTGGCTGGATCCTatctttttgatcctataagcCAGCAGGATCCAAGCAGAAATAAGTTTTCCCTGGGATTGGGATAGCTCCAACCCTCCAAACTCATACATACAATCACAATCTTGACAGCCATGTTTATACGGGAAATCCCTCCAAATTGACAACAATTAGCTTTACACTACTCCTTAACATACATGTAATAAAACTTACCTCTTCAGCGACTTTAGGTAATAGTTGCAGCCATTTATCCTCAAACTTTTCAAGCAAGGTCTTAGCCATAACATGGACATCATGTTTTTCATTGTTGTATTTCATTGCATTCTTAAATATCAACCTTACATCTGCGTATATCTCCCGGACATTTTTATATCTGGTGCCATCTTTGgcttccattttattttttatagtgcTGAAATCCATGGGCTTCTCAATTATCTAAAGGCAGAAAAACAAACAGATTACTTTAGAGATACAATCAAAGACAAACAGTATACAAATAACTCTGCAATAGAAGATAGATAGTCAAGCAGTGAAACTAGTGCTAACATTTATAGAAACATAGACCAAACCAACTTTTAAACCTTTTTTTCAAACTAGTGTGTGCGAAGCGCGAGCATATTTGGTTACAGGTAGAAAGaaagatttaaaatttaaattatgcatAAATGGCGACTATAGCCTACGCCAAGagaaaagtttcaaaatgaaGAAAAGGCATTACCTCATTATAATCATGAAGCCCAAGACCTTTTACATCTACAGGTTCTTGAAAGGGCCAAGCCCATTTGTGCTGAGTGATCTGAAAAGCTTCAAATATATTACTATTGATTTTTCACAGGATACTTGATAGGGTCAATATATTCAACAGAAGAGGGGACAAGACCACTTATTTTAGCAATGAGAAAAAATTGATCTTAAGAATTGAGGATGACTCCTGAGGAAGATAAAACCTCACTAGGT contains:
- the LOC101491619 gene encoding transcription factor GTE1-like isoform X1, coding for MESNLQPQPYVVEDRFEGFRNSVDEILTKVEKLEKQVVEVEQYYESAGNAQGNCSKGGSVVKEKSREKNLVGTKKPLQDALRTETAAAKRMQELMRQFSTILRQITQHKWAWPFQEPVDVKGLGLHDYNEIIEKPMDFSTIKNKMEAKDGTRYKNVREIYADVRLIFKNAMKYNNEKHDVHVMAKTLLEKFEDKWLQLLPKVAEEEKRQIEEEAQAQLDIQLAQEMTYANMANDLGNELYEVDIHLKKLKEMVIQNCRKLSTGEKRILGTALTKLSPENLNRALEIVAENNSSFHPTGDEVDLDIDAQSDYTLWRLKLYVRDALEIQEKTSGGIPVNDTTDDKKNNKRRREVCDSLAKNLKKTRKLSTL
- the LOC101491619 gene encoding transcription factor GTE1-like isoform X2, with amino-acid sequence MESNLQPQPYVVEDRFEGFRNSVDEILTKVEKLEKQVVEVEQYYESAGNAQGNCSKGGSVVKEKSREKNLVGTKKPLQDALRTETAAAKRMQELMRQFSTILRQITQHKWAWPFQEPVDVKGLGLHDYNEIIEKPMDFSTIKNKMEAKDGTRYKNVREIYADVRLIFKNAMKYNNEKHDVHVMAKTLLEKFEDKWLQLLPKVAEEEKRQIEEEAQAQLDIQLAQEMTYANMANDLGNELYEVDIHLKKLKEMVIQNCRKLSTGEKRILGTALTKLSPENLNRALEIVAENNSSFHPTGDEVDLDIDAQVVMFLSL